DNA from Syntrophorhabdaceae bacterium:
TGGTATTTTACAAAAAACTATCGTGGCGCCATCTATGGGTATGATGAAACTATGGATAACAGCTTTATGAACAGGATTGAAAATAGAACGCCTGTAAAGGGTTTATATCTTGCCAGTGCATGGGGAGATCCTGGAGGTGGTTATGCCGGTGTTTTGCGTAGTGGCTTCAACACATTTTCAAAAATTTTAGAAGATTTTGCCAAATAAGAGGGGAATGCCATGGATGAATACATTCAAATATACACAACAACAGATATGATAGAAACAGCAGAAACCATAGCAAAAAGGCTTTTGGATGAAAGGCTCGCAGCATGTGTTCAGATTGTTGGCCCAATATCAAGCACATACTGGTGGCAGGGAAAGATAGAGACCTCTCAGGAATGGCTCTTAATAATCAAAACCAAAAAAGGTCTTTATAAACAAATAGAGGTCACTATAAAGTCCCTTCATCATTACCATGTGCCTGAGATTATCGCAGTCCCTATAATAGAAGGAAGCCATGCCTATCTCAAATGGCTTAAGGAAGAAGTAAAGGGGTAAGATTAAGATTTTTTTATTTGCATTATCTTTTTTGCTGGGTCTTTTTTAAGGTTATTCCAAACCTCTCAAAGGTCTTTAAGATATCCTTTTTGGACATGAATCCTATGTGACGATAAAGTTCTTTCCCTGATTTATCATAAAAGACCTGGGTAGGGATTAATCTTACATTGTATTGTCTCCCAAGAGATGGGTTTTCATGGATATCTATAACCTCTATTATGAGGCTTCCTGCATATTCAATCTGTAATTCCTTGAGTATAGGTTTCATGAGCTTACATGGCAGGCATCCTTTTGCACCGAAGTCAACGAGCTTCGGCAGTGGATTATCTGACTGGGCATAGACCATAGAGATAGTAAATATAGTAAGACTCACCAAAAATAATGCAAAAAAAAGTCTTTTAAAGGTTTTACGTTTCATAAAGTTTATCTTCTACATTAATCCTTCTATATATGTCAAGCATATCATAATTATTGACTTTACATGCACAAACAGTCTATATCTTTAAGGCTATGAAAAAGGAGATTCAAAGGCTTCAAAAAATAAGAAACATAGGGATTGCAGCCCATATTGATGCAGGAAAGACAACAGTTACAGAGAGGATACTCTATTATACTGGGAGGACCCACAAGATAGGGGAGGTTCATGAAGGCACTGCCACTATGGATTATCTCCCTCAGGAACAGGAAAGGGGTATAACCATTACCTCTGCTGTAACAACCTGCTACTGGAACAACCATGAGATCCAGATCATAGACACGCCAGGCCATGTAGACTTCACCATTGAGGTAGAGAGGTCACTGAGGGTCTTGGATGGTATGGTAGCCGTGTTCTGTGGTGTAGGAGGAGTAGAGCCCCAGTCGGAGACTGTATGGCATCAGGCCGATAAATATAAGGTTCCCAGGATAGCCTTTGTAAATAAACTGGATAGGATAGGCGCTGATTTCTTTAATGTGGCAGATATGATAATAGACAAATTCAATGCAAACCCTATCTTGCTCCAGATACCACTGGGCTCTGAGGATGGTTTTTTTGGTGTTGTAGACCTGATAAAGATGCAGGCCATTGTCTGGGATGAAGAAGACCTGGGGGCAACATATAGATATATATCAATACCAGAGGCATATTTAGATAGAGCGAATGAATATAGAGAAAAGTTATTTGAAAAACTCTCCCTACTTGATGATGGTTTCATGGAATTATACTTAGAAGGGGCTCAAATTGATGAATCATTTATCAATAAGGTCTTAAGAGAAAACACCATATCCATGCGATGTGTTCCTGTGTTGTGTGGTTCTGCCCTAAAAAATAAAGGCATTCAGCCTCTCCTCGATGCCATAATATTGTATCTTCCCTCTCCCCTTGATATCCCCCCTGTAAAAGGGAAAAATCCGGAAACTCAAGAGGAGGAATCAAGGGAGACAAGCAATTCTGAGGATCTCGCTGCCCTTGCCTTCAAGGTGGTTATGGATGAAGGAAGGAAGCTTGTCTATATAAGGATATATTCAGGGGAGATTAAGGTTGGCGAGGATATATTTAATGTCAATCTCCATAAAAGAGAAAAGATCTCCAGGATCTATAAGATTCATGCAAACCACAGAGAAAGGATAAATGAGGCAGGCGCAGGGGCAATAGT
Protein-coding regions in this window:
- the cutA gene encoding divalent-cation tolerance protein CutA produces the protein MDEYIQIYTTTDMIETAETIAKRLLDERLAACVQIVGPISSTYWWQGKIETSQEWLLIIKTKKGLYKQIEVTIKSLHHYHVPEIIAVPIIEGSHAYLKWLKEEVKG
- a CDS encoding thioredoxin family protein, with the protein product MKRKTFKRLFFALFLVSLTIFTISMVYAQSDNPLPKLVDFGAKGCLPCKLMKPILKELQIEYAGSLIIEVIDIHENPSLGRQYNVRLIPTQVFYDKSGKELYRHIGFMSKKDILKTFERFGITLKKTQQKR
- the fusA gene encoding elongation factor G → MKKEIQRLQKIRNIGIAAHIDAGKTTVTERILYYTGRTHKIGEVHEGTATMDYLPQEQERGITITSAVTTCYWNNHEIQIIDTPGHVDFTIEVERSLRVLDGMVAVFCGVGGVEPQSETVWHQADKYKVPRIAFVNKLDRIGADFFNVADMIIDKFNANPILLQIPLGSEDGFFGVVDLIKMQAIVWDEEDLGATYRYISIPEAYLDRANEYREKLFEKLSLLDDGFMELYLEGAQIDESFINKVLRENTISMRCVPVLCGSALKNKGIQPLLDAIILYLPSPLDIPPVKGKNPETQEEESRETSNSEDLAALAFKVVMDEGRKLVYIRIYSGEIKVGEDIFNVNLHKREKISRIYKIHANHRERINEAGAGAIVGIVGLKETSTGHTLTKNRPILLEPIDIYQPVISIAVEPKRNIDQDKLMLALERISEEDPTFVLKTDEDSYQTVVSGMGELHLDVIARRIREDFGIDIHVGKPQVVYMETIEKSVHIDHSFEKTINNINHKGSVSIDISPNSRGDGISFISSLPEDHPAVIYISAAQEGILEASSIGILKGFPLTDIKVVLQDASFNNPDFARLTIKMAAYEAFRKGCADAGPVLLVPIMSLTVTTPNEFLGDIISDLNARKCQILSLITKEKITIINANSPLTNMFGYSTDVRSLSQGRASFTMFFSHYDRIDHG